Proteins co-encoded in one Pseudorhizobium banfieldiae genomic window:
- a CDS encoding TRAP transporter substrate-binding protein produces MNRRNFIRQAGTAGILAGSAATLATPAIAQENPKITWRMTSSFTKGLDILFGAAEIVAEHVREASNGNFVIQHFAGGEIVPALQAADAVSSGTVEMAHTCAYYYVGKDPTFALGTAVPFGLNARQTNAWFNQAGGNELLNEFLSGYNIHSILLGNTGAQMGGWFRKEINTIEDLKGLKMRIAGLTGQVMSKVGVTPQQIAGGDVYAALEKGTIDATEFVGPYDDQKLGFHKVAKYYYYPAWWEGGPAVHAFVNLEKWNSLPDNYKRILQDACAAGSASMLERYDARNPLALKELVAAGAILRPFSQEILDASYKAAQETYAEISASNPAFKKIYDSQQAFKKDAYLWAQIAEYSYDTFMMIQQRNGTL; encoded by the coding sequence ATGAACCGCAGAAACTTCATCCGTCAGGCCGGCACGGCCGGCATCCTCGCCGGCTCGGCGGCTACACTTGCCACCCCCGCGATCGCCCAGGAAAATCCCAAGATCACGTGGCGGATGACATCCTCCTTCACGAAGGGCCTCGACATCCTTTTCGGTGCGGCGGAAATCGTCGCGGAGCACGTTCGCGAAGCATCGAATGGCAATTTCGTGATCCAGCACTTTGCGGGCGGCGAAATCGTCCCGGCGCTGCAGGCGGCAGATGCCGTCAGTTCCGGCACGGTCGAAATGGCCCATACGTGCGCCTACTATTATGTCGGCAAAGATCCAACCTTCGCGCTCGGTACCGCTGTCCCATTCGGCCTCAACGCACGCCAGACCAATGCCTGGTTCAACCAGGCCGGCGGCAATGAACTGCTCAACGAATTCCTGTCCGGCTACAACATCCACTCCATCCTGCTCGGCAATACCGGCGCCCAGATGGGCGGCTGGTTCCGGAAGGAAATCAACACGATCGAAGACCTCAAGGGCCTGAAGATGCGCATTGCCGGCCTCACCGGCCAGGTCATGAGCAAGGTTGGCGTCACGCCGCAGCAGATCGCCGGCGGCGATGTCTATGCCGCACTTGAGAAGGGCACGATCGACGCAACGGAGTTCGTCGGACCGTATGACGACCAGAAACTCGGCTTCCACAAGGTCGCGAAGTACTACTACTATCCGGCGTGGTGGGAAGGCGGCCCGGCCGTCCACGCGTTCGTGAATCTCGAAAAGTGGAACAGCCTGCCGGACAACTACAAGCGTATCCTGCAAGATGCCTGCGCTGCCGGCAGCGCCAGCATGCTGGAGCGCTACGATGCCCGCAATCCGCTTGCCCTGAAGGAACTGGTGGCTGCCGGCGCGATCCTGCGACCCTTCAGCCAGGAAATCCTGGACGCCAGCTACAAGGCGGCGCAGGAAACCTATGCCGAGATCTCGGCGAGCAACCCGGCCTTCAAGAAGATCTACGACAGCCAGCAGGCGTTCAAGAAGGACGCCTACCTCTGGGCGCAGATCGCCGAGTACAGCTACGACACCTTCATGATGATCCAGCAGCGCAACGGCACGCTCTGA
- the mbfA gene encoding iron exporter MbfA, with translation MFATLLPYALSSRRSFDSLSEEEILALAIGAEEEDARIYKAYADNLRERYPASAKVFEDMADVEQTHKNMLIEMFRSRFGEDIPLIRREHVRGFYARRPDWLVRNLALETIRDQARAMEKQAFRFYTEAAKRVSDASTRRLLGDLALAEQGHEEIAQALTEKHVGEGEREEEDATAHRQFILTYVQPGLAGLMDGSVSTLAPIFAAAFATQDTWSTFLIGLSASVGAGISMGFTEAAHDDGKISGRGSPVKRGLASGIMTAIGGLGHALPYLIPHFWTATILAGIVVFVELWAIAFIQNRYMETPFMRAVMQVVLGGSLVLAAGIIIGHG, from the coding sequence ATGTTTGCTACCCTTCTTCCCTACGCACTTTCGTCACGCCGCTCCTTTGATTCTCTCAGCGAAGAAGAAATCCTCGCCCTGGCAATCGGTGCGGAGGAGGAGGATGCCCGCATCTACAAGGCCTATGCCGACAACCTTCGTGAGCGATATCCGGCCTCCGCGAAGGTGTTCGAGGACATGGCCGACGTGGAGCAGACCCACAAGAACATGCTGATCGAGATGTTCCGCTCCCGTTTCGGCGAAGACATCCCGCTCATCCGCCGCGAACACGTTCGCGGCTTCTATGCCCGGCGGCCTGACTGGCTCGTTCGCAACCTGGCGCTCGAGACAATCCGCGATCAGGCGCGTGCAATGGAGAAGCAGGCCTTTCGCTTCTACACCGAAGCGGCAAAGCGGGTGAGCGATGCCTCGACACGACGGCTTCTCGGTGACCTTGCGCTCGCGGAACAGGGCCATGAGGAAATTGCCCAGGCTCTTACGGAAAAGCATGTCGGCGAGGGGGAGCGGGAAGAGGAAGACGCGACCGCGCATCGCCAGTTCATCCTGACCTATGTTCAGCCGGGACTGGCAGGACTGATGGACGGATCGGTCTCCACGCTGGCGCCGATCTTCGCCGCCGCCTTCGCCACGCAGGACACCTGGTCGACCTTCCTCATCGGCCTTTCGGCTTCGGTCGGTGCCGGTATTTCCATGGGATTCACCGAAGCCGCCCATGACGACGGCAAGATTTCCGGACGCGGCTCACCCGTGAAGCGGGGCCTCGCTTCGGGCATCATGACCGCGATTGGGGGTCTCGGACATGCGCTGCCCTACCTGATCCCGCATTTCTGGACTGCAACCATTCTCGCCGGCATTGTCGTCTTCGTGGAGCTTTGGGCAATTGCCTTCATCCAGAACCGTTACATGGAAACGCCCTTCATGCGGGCGGTGATGCAGGTGGTGCTCGGAGGATCGCTAGTGCTGGCGGCCGGCATCATCATCGGACATGGATAG
- a CDS encoding transglutaminase-like cysteine peptidase, whose product MRIALKAQLIAVILASILAPTSAAVPAPRSQAHMVTGDVTSQPIGHYEFCRQNPGECNTRLASSPAPKLTPNGWAIVKNINQSVNSRIKAMTDRDIYGREEVWVYPKDVGDCEDYALLKRRELAAKGFSLSDLLITVVRKPDGEGHAVLTVRTAQGDFILDNLDPDVKLWNETSYTYLKRQASFSTGRWVSIENGSDVVVGALR is encoded by the coding sequence ATGAGAATTGCCTTGAAGGCACAGCTGATTGCTGTGATCCTCGCATCTATACTTGCGCCGACGTCAGCCGCGGTGCCGGCGCCGCGCTCTCAGGCGCATATGGTGACAGGGGACGTGACGTCCCAGCCGATCGGGCATTATGAGTTCTGCCGCCAGAACCCTGGCGAATGCAACACGCGGCTCGCTTCCAGCCCGGCTCCAAAGCTGACCCCCAATGGGTGGGCGATCGTCAAGAACATCAACCAGTCGGTCAATTCGCGGATCAAGGCGATGACGGACAGGGATATCTACGGTCGCGAAGAAGTTTGGGTCTATCCGAAGGACGTCGGTGACTGCGAGGATTATGCGCTGCTGAAGCGGCGTGAGCTCGCCGCCAAGGGCTTCTCGCTTTCGGACCTTCTCATCACCGTCGTCCGCAAGCCGGATGGCGAAGGACATGCCGTCCTGACGGTCCGCACCGCGCAGGGCGACTTCATCCTCGACAACCTTGATCCGGACGTGAAGCTCTGGAACGAGACCTCCTACACCTACCTGAAGCGGCAGGCATCCTTCAGCACCGGCCGCTGGGTCAGCATCGAGAACGGCAGCGACGTCGTCGTCGGCGCCCTGCGCTGA
- a CDS encoding alpha/beta hydrolase: MPEAYEIKPPQSKSVLVGPPGSTRDIAILHRPAETRPEVPALVWLGGYRSDMSGTKAIEMDALAAECGSEAIRFDYSGHGASGGEFRDGTISRWLEEALAVLDALKPTRVVLVGSSMGGWIALLLARELRRRGSPALDGLALIAPAPDFTSELIEPHLTEDQRQALEDTGYFEEPSEYSPEPNIYTRALLEDGRANQVLTGIIETGCPVHILQGMADPDVPYKHALTLMEHLPADDVVLTLIRDGDHRLSRPQDLDKLRSALATLINCD; this comes from the coding sequence ATGCCAGAAGCTTACGAGATCAAGCCGCCGCAGTCCAAGTCCGTCCTTGTCGGTCCTCCCGGTTCGACGCGGGACATTGCGATCCTTCATCGCCCGGCGGAGACCAGGCCCGAGGTACCCGCACTCGTGTGGCTCGGTGGCTACCGCTCGGACATGAGCGGCACCAAGGCGATCGAGATGGACGCTTTGGCGGCGGAATGCGGCTCTGAAGCGATCCGCTTCGATTACTCCGGCCATGGAGCGTCGGGCGGCGAGTTTCGTGACGGCACGATTTCCCGCTGGCTGGAGGAGGCGCTTGCCGTGCTCGACGCTTTGAAGCCCACGCGGGTTGTCCTCGTCGGCTCGTCCATGGGAGGATGGATCGCGCTACTCTTGGCACGCGAGTTGCGCCGCCGCGGCAGCCCCGCGCTTGACGGCCTCGCCCTCATCGCTCCGGCTCCCGATTTCACGTCTGAACTCATCGAGCCCCACCTGACCGAGGATCAGCGCCAGGCACTGGAAGACACCGGCTACTTCGAGGAGCCTTCGGAATACAGCCCGGAACCGAACATCTACACCCGCGCCCTGCTCGAGGACGGGCGAGCGAATCAGGTCCTGACGGGAATCATCGAGACCGGCTGCCCGGTGCATATCCTGCAGGGAATGGCGGATCCGGACGTGCCTTACAAGCATGCCCTGACGCTGATGGAGCACCTTCCCGCAGACGACGTTGTCCTGACGCTGATCCGCGACGGCGACCACCGCCTGTCCCGCCCGCAGGACCTCGACAAACTGCGCTCGGCACTCGCGACCCTCATAAATTGTGATTAA
- the infC gene encoding translation initiation factor IF-3, which produces MRRPFKADAPVKEGPRSNREIRVPRVQLIDADGNNLGPVATDEALRMAEDAGLDLVEISPNNDPPVCKILDLGKLKYANQKKAAEARKKQKIVEIKEIKMRPNIDTHDYEVKMKAINRFFEDGDKVRVTLRFRGREMAHQELGLKLLQQVKEDTAEIAKVEAEPKLEGRQMMMVLAPR; this is translated from the coding sequence ATTCGCAGACCGTTCAAAGCCGATGCCCCCGTCAAGGAAGGGCCGCGCTCAAACCGGGAAATCCGGGTTCCTAGGGTTCAGCTTATCGACGCCGATGGAAACAACCTCGGCCCCGTTGCGACAGACGAAGCGTTGAGGATGGCGGAAGACGCCGGCCTGGACCTTGTCGAGATCTCTCCGAACAATGATCCGCCGGTATGCAAGATCCTCGATCTGGGCAAGCTGAAATACGCCAACCAGAAGAAGGCTGCAGAAGCGCGCAAGAAGCAGAAGATCGTCGAGATCAAGGAAATCAAGATGCGCCCGAACATCGACACCCATGACTATGAGGTGAAGATGAAGGCGATCAACCGTTTCTTCGAGGATGGCGACAAGGTCCGTGTGACGCTGCGCTTCCGTGGCCGCGAGATGGCGCACCAGGAACTTGGTCTCAAGCTCCTGCAGCAGGTCAAGGAAGACACGGCGGAAATCGCCAAGGTCGAGGCCGAGCCGAAGCTCGAAGGTCGCCAGATGATGATGGTGCTGGCGCCGCGTTGA
- the rpmI gene encoding 50S ribosomal protein L35: MPKMKTKSSAKKRFKITASGKVLAAAAGKRHGMIKRSNKFIRDARGTMVLAEPDGKKVVKNYLPNGL, translated from the coding sequence ATGCCCAAGATGAAGACGAAATCCTCCGCCAAGAAGCGGTTCAAGATCACGGCTTCCGGCAAGGTCCTCGCGGCCGCTGCTGGTAAGCGCCACGGAATGATCAAGCGGTCCAACAAGTTCATCCGCGATGCACGCGGCACGATGGTCCTTGCCGAACCAGATGGCAAGAAGGTCGTCAAGAACTACCTGCCGAACGGTCTCTGA
- the rplT gene encoding 50S ribosomal protein L20 → MARVKRGVTSRAKHTKTLKAAKGFYGRRKNTIRAAKAAVDRSRQYATRDRRVKKRNFRALWIQRINAAVRESGLTYGRFIDGLNKAGIEVDRKVLSDMAIHEPAAFGALVEASKKALEYLKDAGTANEFESAVR, encoded by the coding sequence ATGGCACGCGTAAAACGTGGCGTAACGTCCCGCGCCAAGCACACCAAGACCCTCAAGGCCGCCAAGGGCTTCTACGGCCGCCGCAAGAACACCATCCGCGCCGCAAAGGCCGCGGTCGACCGTTCGCGCCAGTATGCCACCCGCGACCGTCGGGTTAAGAAGCGCAACTTCCGCGCCCTGTGGATCCAGCGTATCAACGCAGCCGTCCGCGAATCCGGCCTCACCTACGGCCGCTTCATCGACGGCCTGAACAAGGCCGGCATCGAAGTCGACCGCAAGGTCCTGTCCGACATGGCGATCCATGAGCCGGCTGCCTTCGGTGCCCTCGTCGAGGCTTCCAAGAAGGCTCTCGAGTACCTCAAGGATGCAGGCACGGCCAACGAGTTTGAAAGCGCGGTTCGTTAA
- the pheS gene encoding phenylalanine--tRNA ligase subunit alpha: protein MSDLENLKTSLLAEITAAGDEAAIEAVRVNALGKKGSVSELLKTLGAMSAEERQTRGAAINALKNEITEAINARKTVLKDAAIEARLKAETVDVSLPVRSSPAERGRIHPISQIVDEITAVFADMGFSIAEGPDIETDYYNFTALNFPEGHPAREMHDTFFFHADEKGERKVLRTHTSPVQVRTMEAQKPPIRIVIPGKTYRQDSDATHSPMFHQVEGLVVDKKSHVGHMRWILEEFCKAFFEVDSVTMRFRPSFFPFTEPSFEVDIQCDRSGPIVKFGEGSDWMEILGCGMVHPNVLRAGGLDPDEYQGFAWGMGLDRIAMLKYGMPDLRDFFNADVRWMNHYGFRPLDMPTLFGGLSA from the coding sequence ATGTCCGATCTGGAAAACCTGAAAACATCGCTCCTGGCGGAGATCACCGCAGCCGGCGACGAGGCGGCGATCGAGGCCGTTCGTGTCAATGCGCTGGGCAAGAAGGGGTCGGTCTCCGAACTGCTGAAGACGCTGGGCGCCATGAGCGCCGAAGAGCGCCAGACGCGCGGGGCCGCGATCAACGCGCTGAAGAACGAGATCACCGAAGCGATCAATGCGCGCAAGACGGTGCTGAAGGATGCGGCGATCGAGGCGCGGCTGAAGGCGGAGACCGTGGATGTCTCGCTGCCGGTGCGGTCCTCGCCGGCCGAGCGCGGTCGCATCCACCCGATCAGCCAGATCGTCGACGAGATCACCGCCGTCTTCGCCGACATGGGCTTCTCGATTGCCGAAGGGCCAGATATCGAGACAGACTACTACAACTTCACGGCGCTGAATTTCCCGGAAGGCCATCCGGCCCGCGAGATGCACGACACCTTCTTCTTCCATGCGGACGAGAAGGGCGAGCGCAAGGTGCTGCGCACCCACACGTCGCCGGTACAGGTGCGGACCATGGAAGCGCAGAAGCCGCCGATCCGCATTGTCATTCCTGGCAAGACTTACCGGCAAGACTCGGACGCAACCCATTCCCCGATGTTCCACCAGGTCGAGGGGCTGGTCGTCGACAAAAAGAGCCATGTCGGTCACATGCGCTGGATCCTCGAAGAGTTCTGCAAGGCCTTCTTCGAGGTCGACAGCGTGACGATGCGCTTCCGCCCGTCCTTCTTCCCGTTCACCGAACCGAGCTTCGAGGTCGACATCCAGTGCGACCGCTCCGGCCCTATCGTGAAGTTCGGCGAGGGTTCCGACTGGATGGAAATCCTCGGCTGCGGCATGGTCCACCCGAACGTGCTGCGCGCCGGCGGACTTGATCCCGACGAGTACCAGGGATTTGCCTGGGGCATGGGGCTCGATCGCATCGCCATGCTGAAATACGGCATGCCGGACCTGCGCGACTTCTTCAACGCCGACGTCCGCTGGATGAACCACTACGGCTTCCGCCCGCTCGACATGCCGACGCTGTTCGGCGGCCTGAGCGCTTGA